The genomic interval CAAACGCTTCTGCCAGAACTTGAGCAAAAAGCATTACAATCCAATGATCAGATGATTGTTCAGGATGTAAATGATATGAAACATTATATAAATCGATTAGATAAACGTATTTATGATTTAAAACTTTCAAGACAAATCACATTACAATCGGCACCGCAAATAAGAATGATCCAGGACGTTAACCAGACATTAGCAGAAAAAATTCAAAGTTCAATTCTTACAAGTATTCCCCTATGGAAAAACCAAATGGCAATTGCGATGAGTTTATTACATCAGCAAAAAGCGTCTAAAGCACAACAGCAAGTGACAAATACAACAAATGAATTACTGCTTAAAAATTCGGAGATGTTGAAAATGAATACGATACGTACCGCACAAGAAAACGAACGTGGCATCGTGGAGCTTGAAACTTTAAAAATTACGCAACAGAACATTGTAGATACAATAAAGGAAACGATGCAGATTCAGGCAGATGGAAGAGAAAAACGCCGAAATGCCGAAATTGAATTAAGCAGAATGGAACAAGATTTAAAACATCAACTACTTGAATTGCAAAAAAATAAAAATTAGAAACATAAATAACGCCACCAGGTAATTGCCTGGTGGCGTTATTTTTATGTGTATTTAATTTTTTCCTGATTTTTTCCGATTAACAAGCCTATTACATAACCTATTACAGCAAATAAGAGCCATTCCATTGATTCAGCTTTCAGCGGCAGATGGTCCATAAAAGGAGCAATATTAAACTTCAATTGAAGTACAGAAAGTATCGCTACAATTGAGACAACAAATATCGGTATTTGCATCGCAAGCTGTGGTGTTGGGATAAACTTAGCAAGTAACATCGTTAATAATAATGTCATTGCAATTGGGTATAAAATTAACAGTACCGGTATACTCATTTCGATAACTGAACTTAATCCTTGATTTGCTAATATAAAACTAAATACTGTAAAGATGATTACAAATGCTTTATATGAAATTTTAGGTAAAATTTCATGAAAGTATTCAGATACAGCAACGACAAGGCCAGTCGAAGTTGTTAAACATGCAAGCGATACGATTACACCGATTAAAACTTTACCGAACGTTCCAAAAGTTGCATCTGCAACATGCGTAAGTAAGTATGTACCTAAGTCAAGTTTATGTTCAGCAATTGAAGTTAATTCACTTTGTGATAAATGATAATGACTTCCAATCCACCCTAACGAAACATAGATAAAACCTAAAGCAACAGCAGCAATCACTCCGGATAATACAGTTTGCTTAAATAACCCTGTTTCTTTCGTTATACCTTTACCCTTTATTGCAGAAATTACGATAACACTAAAAGCAATTGCTGCAATTGCATCCATCGTATTATAACCGTTCGTAAAACCGTTAAAGAAACTACTTGTATTACTTGTAAATACTTTGCTATCTGCCTGTACAGGAGTTTCACCAGTAAGTAGCATAAAACCTTTAAACACTAATGCTACGATAGATACTAATAATAACGGTGTTAATATCGATCCGATTCTATCAACCATTTTTGAAGGATTTAATGATAACCATAAAGTGACTGCAAAATATAATATTGTAAAAATTAATAATGACATTGATGAAGGTTGTGCTAAAAATGGAACAATTGCCATTTCATAAGACGTTGCACCTGTACGCGGTATCGCAAAAAGCGGGCCAATTGTTAAATAAATTGCCACTAAGAAAATGACACCAAATACCGGATTAATTTTTTTTAGTGCACCTTTATATCCACCTTCATCCAGAGAACCGACGATAATTCCTAGCAAAGGTAATCCTACCCCTGTTAAGACAAATCCAAAAATTGCCGGCCAAAAATACTGTCCGCTGGAAAAACCTAAATTCGGAGGGAAAATTAAGTTTCCTGCACCAAAGAATATTGCAAATAACATAAAACCGACGATCCAAGTGTTTTTATTCATAAGAACCTCCTACTGATTAATGTAAATTATAATAACACTTTAAATCGGTGAAAACAAGTACATTTTGTAATTTTTCTGAATATTTTAAAATTGTTTCATGCTTTGCAGTAATAACGTTTTTAATAAAGGTTGGATAACGCTCGGAAGTTTTTCTACCCCTTCAACAAATATACAGTAATCGTTATAAATATTTTTTACAGTTGCTTTCGTATTCTCATCAATTATGGATTGACTTAAAAATACATTAATAACATATATGTTTTCTTTTCTTAATTCTCCTACCGCATCATGTGTATCAATAATCCCATTGGATTCATAATCAAATGCAGATGGTTCACCGTCAGAGAAAACGATTAAAAACTTTTGTTTTTCCTTGCGCTGCTTAAGCATATGGCCCGCAATACGAATCGCCAAACCATCTCTATTATCTTCGCCATTATGATAGCTTACGATATTTGCGGAATATTTGTCGTTTAAAGAATGATCATAAGGTATGATATGTTCAAAGTAGTTCGGTTGTTTATATTGGTCTGAAGCAAAGCCATCTTCATTAAATGCGATGATTTCATGCTGAATCATAAGTTGCATTAATGTTTCATGGAATAATACAATTCCTTTCATCGTCTCTTCCATTTTATCTTCCATACTAAAAGAAGCATCAACGAGTAACATAAATGTTGCATCTAACTTATAAGAAGCCTGGTCTTCTTTATAAAACACACGTTTTCTATCATCTAAAAACCACTGAGTAAGCTTTCTACTTAATTTTCCTTTACTTAAATTTGTACGTGGCGCTGTCTGTTCGTGCTCAATACTTTTATTGATTACATTTACTAAAGTTTTAATTTCCTTATTTACTTCGTCTTTATATTGATGGTAAATAGCTTTACTATTTTCTGTCTGCACACTATTTTTCCATATAATTTCCGTATAGTAATTTTCTTCTCCGATAATGTCACTAATATCATTACCTTCAGCATCAATTTGTGGTGGTTTAGATTTACCTTTACCCATTACCATTTCCGTTACATCATCTGAAGCATCGCCTTGTCGATCATTTTCTTTTATATTGTTACTATTAGAGCCTTCCGTTACTTCTGTTTCAAGATATGCACCATTTTCAGTTTTGATATCTTTTTGTTTCGTCTGAACGCGCTCAGACTCACCCATATCATCAACATCCTGTTTTGCTTTATCGAGATTCGCCTTTTTATATGCTCGTGCATTCATATAAGCGTTTTTCGGAATATGATAATATTCATTAAGCATATCTTGTTTTATTACAGGTAATATTTGATAGTAGAGTTTAAGTGCCAGATTCATACTATCTTCAGAATCATCTAATGAAAATGCATCCTGCAAAGCGAGTTGAATTGTAAATGATAATTCAGGATTAAAATACGAATGAAATGATAATGAATTCTCAAGCAATAACGCATGTTCTATTTGTAAGAATAATTCATCCGTTGGCATAGCTTTTGTTCTATAAAATTCAATCTGTCCTTCATTATCTTTAATTTTTTCTTTTACGCGTAAATTAAAGAATTTCTTCGTGAATGGACGATTCACACGAATGAGATGCATCAACCTGAATTCTTCAATCAGCATAAATAATTGCTGCAATAATGACTTAAATTGAACATCTTCTTCAATAATTTCTTTAACTATATCAAGATTGATATAATGAAATCCGTAAGCATGTAATACACAATCACTTTTTAATAATTTTATGACATCTTCATCATTTCTGTGTTTCCACTTAAATGACACATTTATCGTATTTTCTACAAGGTCATAATATGCAAATTTCTG from Macrococcus armenti carries:
- the brnQ gene encoding branched-chain amino acid transport system II carrier protein translates to MNKNTWIVGFMLFAIFFGAGNLIFPPNLGFSSGQYFWPAIFGFVLTGVGLPLLGIIVGSLDEGGYKGALKKINPVFGVIFLVAIYLTIGPLFAIPRTGATSYEMAIVPFLAQPSSMSLLIFTILYFAVTLWLSLNPSKMVDRIGSILTPLLLVSIVALVFKGFMLLTGETPVQADSKVFTSNTSSFFNGFTNGYNTMDAIAAIAFSVIVISAIKGKGITKETGLFKQTVLSGVIAAVALGFIYVSLGWIGSHYHLSQSELTSIAEHKLDLGTYLLTHVADATFGTFGKVLIGVIVSLACLTTSTGLVVAVSEYFHEILPKISYKAFVIIFTVFSFILANQGLSSVIEMSIPVLLILYPIAMTLLLTMLLAKFIPTPQLAMQIPIFVVSIVAILSVLQLKFNIAPFMDHLPLKAESMEWLLFAVIGYVIGLLIGKNQEKIKYT
- a CDS encoding vWA domain-containing protein; translation: MSEKFILFNDEVVDPSLIMTLTDLAQLLLEDNEVKVGFQKFAYYDLVENTINVSFKWKHRNDEDVIKLLKSDCVLHAYGFHYINLDIVKEIIEEDVQFKSLLQQLFMLIEEFRLMHLIRVNRPFTKKFFNLRVKEKIKDNEGQIEFYRTKAMPTDELFLQIEHALLLENSLSFHSYFNPELSFTIQLALQDAFSLDDSEDSMNLALKLYYQILPVIKQDMLNEYYHIPKNAYMNARAYKKANLDKAKQDVDDMGESERVQTKQKDIKTENGAYLETEVTEGSNSNNIKENDRQGDASDDVTEMVMGKGKSKPPQIDAEGNDISDIIGEENYYTEIIWKNSVQTENSKAIYHQYKDEVNKEIKTLVNVINKSIEHEQTAPRTNLSKGKLSRKLTQWFLDDRKRVFYKEDQASYKLDATFMLLVDASFSMEDKMEETMKGIVLFHETLMQLMIQHEIIAFNEDGFASDQYKQPNYFEHIIPYDHSLNDKYSANIVSYHNGEDNRDGLAIRIAGHMLKQRKEKQKFLIVFSDGEPSAFDYESNGIIDTHDAVGELRKENIYVINVFLSQSIIDENTKATVKNIYNDYCIFVEGVEKLPSVIQPLLKTLLLQSMKQF